The following are encoded in a window of Sminthopsis crassicaudata isolate SCR6 chromosome 3, ASM4859323v1, whole genome shotgun sequence genomic DNA:
- the ZC3H12C gene encoding putative ribonuclease ZC3H12C isoform X1, giving the protein MSLCFPANEYRAGYFQEHRKNSKVESSTCSSFMGLKDHLGHDLGHLYVESTDTHISAIVPWSMVEKPTMDKVNSRKEDPEKVISESTGSSSCDSEESTNSDNDSEHVGGVAVEPCLLTKTHRQLRRSPCLESHIFKCSEILQDLKMEETQTTPKEVKKPPDVVKEYQAKLEFALKLGYSEEQVQLVLNKLGTDALINDILGELVKLGNKSETDPTVNTINSSIIRETSSLESQRSDSPLQEIVTDDGENLRPIVIDGSNVAMSHGNKEVFSCRGIKLAVDWFLERGHKDITVFVPAWRKEQSRPDALITDQEILRKLEKEKILVFTPSRRVQGRRVVCYDDRFIVKLAFESDGIIVSNDNYRDLANEKPEWKKFIDERLLMYSFVNDKFMPPDDPLGRHGPSLDNFLRKKPIVPEHKKQPCPYGKKCTYGHKCKYYHPERGSQPQRSVADELRAMSRNTAAKTANEGGLVKSNSVPCSTKTDSTSDVKRAAPKRQSDPSIRTQVYQDLEEKLPTKNKLETRSVPSLVSIPSSSAAKPQSTTPLSNGLPSGVHFPPQDQRPQGQYPPMMMATKNHGTPMPYEQYPKCDSPVDIGYYSMLNAYSNLSVSGPRSPERRFSLDTDYRISSVASDCSSEGSMSCGSSDSYVGYNDRSYVSSPDPQLEENLKCQHMHPHSRLNSQPFLQSFHDPLTRVQSYSHEEPKHHHKPPVPYMAVHLQHPAVGARSSCPGDYPSPQNSAHSKTLHLGRSLVSTRIDSISDSRLYDNSPSRQRKPYSRQEGLGNWERQNYGLDAYGYRQTYSLPDNSTQPCYEPFTFQSLPEQQDPAWRVPFCGLPQDASRYQDSREKVYINLCNIFPSDLVRVVMKRNPHMTDAQQLAAAILVEKSQLGY; this is encoded by the exons ATGTCTTTGTGTTTTCCTGCTAAC GAATACAGGGCAGGTTATTTCCAGGAACACAGAAAAAACAGCAAAGTGGAGTCAAGTACATGCAGCAGCTTCATGGGCTTGAAGGATCACTTGGGGCATGACCTAGGCCACCTTTACGTGGAAAGCACTGACACACACATAAGTGCTATTGTACCTTGGTCGATGGTGGAGAAACCAACAATGGATAAAGTTAACTCAAGGAAGGAAGATCCAGAAAAGGTGATCTCTGAATCTACTGGAAGCTCTAGTTGTGACTCAGAAGAAAGCACAAATTCTGATAATGATTCAGAACATGTGGGTGGCGTTGCAGTAGAGCCATGCTTATTAACCAAGACTCATAGACAACTACGTAGATCCCCCTGTTTAGAGTCTCACATATTCAAATGCAGTGAAATCTTGCAAGACCTTAAGATGGAGGAGACACAGACAACACCTAAGGAAGTGAAGAAGCCCCCTGATGTGGTGAAAGAATACCAGGCCAAACTGGAGTTTGCACTTAAGCTAGGTTATTCTGAAGAACAAGTTCAGCTTGTTCTAAATAAACTTGGTACTGATGCTTTAATCAATGATATCTTAGGAGAACTTGTCAAACTTGGAAATAAAAGTGAAACTGATCCAACTGTTAATACAATTAACAGTAGCATAATTAGGGAAACTTCTTCCCTAGAATCTCAGAGGTCTGACTCCCCACTTCAGGAGATTGTGACAGACGATGGTGAGAATCTGAGACCAATAGTTATTGATGGCAGCAATGTGGCAATGAG CCATGGGAACAAAGAAGTATTTTCCTGTCGTGGAATAAAATTGGCAGTTGATTGGTTTTTGGAAAGAGGCCACAAAGATATTACAGTGTTTGTTCCTGCCTGGAGAAAAGAGCAGTCAAGACCTGACGCTCTCATCACAG ATCAAGAAATCTTACGTAagttggaaaaggagaaaattctggTGTTCACTCCATCCCGACGTGTTCAGGGAAGAAGAGTAGTGTGTTATGATGACAGATTTATTGTAAAACTGGCTTTTGAATCTGATGGTATCATTGTGTCCAATGATAACTACAGGGATCTGGCTAATGAAAAGCCAGAATGGAAGAAGTTTATAGATGAACGATTGTTGATGTATTCCTTTGTGAATGACAA GTTTATGCCTCCTGATGATCCTCTTGGCAGGCATGGACCAAGCTTGGACAACTTTCTAAGGAAAAAGCCTATTGTTCCAGAACATAAGAAACAGCCATGTCCCTATG GAAAGAAATGTACCTATGGACACAAGTGCAAATACTATCATCCTGAGAGGGGAAGTCAGCCACAGAGATCTGTAGCTGATGAACTTCGTGCTATGTCTAGAAATACAGCAGCCAAAACTGCAAATGAAGGAGGATTAGTAAAAAGCAACAGTGTTCCTTGTAGCACTAAAACTGACAGTACTTCTGATGTCAAACGTGCTGCTCCAAAGAGGCAATCAGATCCTAGTATAAGAACTCAAGTCTATCAAGACTTAGAGGAAAAGCTTCCCACCAAAAACAAATTGGAAACCAGGTCTGTTCCTTCCTTAGTTAGTATACCATCTTCCTCTGCTGCAAAACCCCAAAGTACCACACCTTTAAGCAATGGCCTTCCGTCTGGAGTTCATTTCCCACCTCAGGATCAGAGACCCCAGGGTCAGTATCCTCCAATGATGATGGCAACCAAAAATCATGGAACGCCAATGCCTTATGAACAGTATCCAAAATGTGATTCACCTGTTGACATTGGATATTATTCCATGTTGAATGCATATTCAAATCTCAGTGTTTCTGGCCCCAGGAGCCCTGAAAGGCGTTTCTCATTAGACACGGATTACAGAATTAGTTCTGTAGCCTCTGACTGCAGTAGTGAAGGGAGCATGAGTTGTGGGAGCAGTGACTCCTATGTGGGTTACAATGACAGGTCATATGTTAGTTCTCCTGACCCACAGCTGGAGGAAAATTTAAAGTGTCAACATATGCACCCACACAGCCGCCTTAATTCCCAGCCCTTCCTACAAAGTTTCCATGATCCCTTAACCAGAGTGCAAAGTTACAGTCACGAAGAACCAAAGCATCATCATAAGCCTCCAGTTCCATACATGGCCGTGCATTTGCAGCATCCAGCTGTGGGGGCTCGGTCCAGTTGCCCTGGCGATTATCCCTCTCCTCAGAATTCGGCACACTCTAAGACCCTACATCTAGGGAGATCTTTAGTGTCTACCAGGATAGATAGCATTTCAGATTCTAGGCTCTATGACAATTCTCCTTCTAGACAAAGAAAACCTTATTCCCGCCAAGAGGGTCTTGGAAACTGGGAGAGACAGAATTATGGCCTTGATGCTTATGGCTATCGTCAGACTTACTCACTGCCTGATAACTCCACCCAGCCATGCTATGAGCCATTCACTTTCCAGAGCTTACCCGAGCAGCAAGACCCGGCATGGAGGGTCCCCTTCTGCGGCCTGCCACAAGATGCTTCGAGGTACCAGGACAGCCGAGAAAAGGTGTACATCAACCTCTGCAACATTTTCCCATCTGACCTTGTGAGAGTTGTTATGAAAAGAAACCCCCACATGACGGATGCTCAGCAACTTGCTGCAGCTATTTTAGTGGAGAAATCGCAGCTAGGTTATTGA
- the ZC3H12C gene encoding putative ribonuclease ZC3H12C isoform X2 — MGLKDHLGHDLGHLYVESTDTHISAIVPWSMVEKPTMDKVNSRKEDPEKVISESTGSSSCDSEESTNSDNDSEHVGGVAVEPCLLTKTHRQLRRSPCLESHIFKCSEILQDLKMEETQTTPKEVKKPPDVVKEYQAKLEFALKLGYSEEQVQLVLNKLGTDALINDILGELVKLGNKSETDPTVNTINSSIIRETSSLESQRSDSPLQEIVTDDGENLRPIVIDGSNVAMSHGNKEVFSCRGIKLAVDWFLERGHKDITVFVPAWRKEQSRPDALITDQEILRKLEKEKILVFTPSRRVQGRRVVCYDDRFIVKLAFESDGIIVSNDNYRDLANEKPEWKKFIDERLLMYSFVNDKFMPPDDPLGRHGPSLDNFLRKKPIVPEHKKQPCPYGKKCTYGHKCKYYHPERGSQPQRSVADELRAMSRNTAAKTANEGGLVKSNSVPCSTKTDSTSDVKRAAPKRQSDPSIRTQVYQDLEEKLPTKNKLETRSVPSLVSIPSSSAAKPQSTTPLSNGLPSGVHFPPQDQRPQGQYPPMMMATKNHGTPMPYEQYPKCDSPVDIGYYSMLNAYSNLSVSGPRSPERRFSLDTDYRISSVASDCSSEGSMSCGSSDSYVGYNDRSYVSSPDPQLEENLKCQHMHPHSRLNSQPFLQSFHDPLTRVQSYSHEEPKHHHKPPVPYMAVHLQHPAVGARSSCPGDYPSPQNSAHSKTLHLGRSLVSTRIDSISDSRLYDNSPSRQRKPYSRQEGLGNWERQNYGLDAYGYRQTYSLPDNSTQPCYEPFTFQSLPEQQDPAWRVPFCGLPQDASRYQDSREKVYINLCNIFPSDLVRVVMKRNPHMTDAQQLAAAILVEKSQLGY, encoded by the exons ATGGGCTTGAAGGATCACTTGGGGCATGACCTAGGCCACCTTTACGTGGAAAGCACTGACACACACATAAGTGCTATTGTACCTTGGTCGATGGTGGAGAAACCAACAATGGATAAAGTTAACTCAAGGAAGGAAGATCCAGAAAAGGTGATCTCTGAATCTACTGGAAGCTCTAGTTGTGACTCAGAAGAAAGCACAAATTCTGATAATGATTCAGAACATGTGGGTGGCGTTGCAGTAGAGCCATGCTTATTAACCAAGACTCATAGACAACTACGTAGATCCCCCTGTTTAGAGTCTCACATATTCAAATGCAGTGAAATCTTGCAAGACCTTAAGATGGAGGAGACACAGACAACACCTAAGGAAGTGAAGAAGCCCCCTGATGTGGTGAAAGAATACCAGGCCAAACTGGAGTTTGCACTTAAGCTAGGTTATTCTGAAGAACAAGTTCAGCTTGTTCTAAATAAACTTGGTACTGATGCTTTAATCAATGATATCTTAGGAGAACTTGTCAAACTTGGAAATAAAAGTGAAACTGATCCAACTGTTAATACAATTAACAGTAGCATAATTAGGGAAACTTCTTCCCTAGAATCTCAGAGGTCTGACTCCCCACTTCAGGAGATTGTGACAGACGATGGTGAGAATCTGAGACCAATAGTTATTGATGGCAGCAATGTGGCAATGAG CCATGGGAACAAAGAAGTATTTTCCTGTCGTGGAATAAAATTGGCAGTTGATTGGTTTTTGGAAAGAGGCCACAAAGATATTACAGTGTTTGTTCCTGCCTGGAGAAAAGAGCAGTCAAGACCTGACGCTCTCATCACAG ATCAAGAAATCTTACGTAagttggaaaaggagaaaattctggTGTTCACTCCATCCCGACGTGTTCAGGGAAGAAGAGTAGTGTGTTATGATGACAGATTTATTGTAAAACTGGCTTTTGAATCTGATGGTATCATTGTGTCCAATGATAACTACAGGGATCTGGCTAATGAAAAGCCAGAATGGAAGAAGTTTATAGATGAACGATTGTTGATGTATTCCTTTGTGAATGACAA GTTTATGCCTCCTGATGATCCTCTTGGCAGGCATGGACCAAGCTTGGACAACTTTCTAAGGAAAAAGCCTATTGTTCCAGAACATAAGAAACAGCCATGTCCCTATG GAAAGAAATGTACCTATGGACACAAGTGCAAATACTATCATCCTGAGAGGGGAAGTCAGCCACAGAGATCTGTAGCTGATGAACTTCGTGCTATGTCTAGAAATACAGCAGCCAAAACTGCAAATGAAGGAGGATTAGTAAAAAGCAACAGTGTTCCTTGTAGCACTAAAACTGACAGTACTTCTGATGTCAAACGTGCTGCTCCAAAGAGGCAATCAGATCCTAGTATAAGAACTCAAGTCTATCAAGACTTAGAGGAAAAGCTTCCCACCAAAAACAAATTGGAAACCAGGTCTGTTCCTTCCTTAGTTAGTATACCATCTTCCTCTGCTGCAAAACCCCAAAGTACCACACCTTTAAGCAATGGCCTTCCGTCTGGAGTTCATTTCCCACCTCAGGATCAGAGACCCCAGGGTCAGTATCCTCCAATGATGATGGCAACCAAAAATCATGGAACGCCAATGCCTTATGAACAGTATCCAAAATGTGATTCACCTGTTGACATTGGATATTATTCCATGTTGAATGCATATTCAAATCTCAGTGTTTCTGGCCCCAGGAGCCCTGAAAGGCGTTTCTCATTAGACACGGATTACAGAATTAGTTCTGTAGCCTCTGACTGCAGTAGTGAAGGGAGCATGAGTTGTGGGAGCAGTGACTCCTATGTGGGTTACAATGACAGGTCATATGTTAGTTCTCCTGACCCACAGCTGGAGGAAAATTTAAAGTGTCAACATATGCACCCACACAGCCGCCTTAATTCCCAGCCCTTCCTACAAAGTTTCCATGATCCCTTAACCAGAGTGCAAAGTTACAGTCACGAAGAACCAAAGCATCATCATAAGCCTCCAGTTCCATACATGGCCGTGCATTTGCAGCATCCAGCTGTGGGGGCTCGGTCCAGTTGCCCTGGCGATTATCCCTCTCCTCAGAATTCGGCACACTCTAAGACCCTACATCTAGGGAGATCTTTAGTGTCTACCAGGATAGATAGCATTTCAGATTCTAGGCTCTATGACAATTCTCCTTCTAGACAAAGAAAACCTTATTCCCGCCAAGAGGGTCTTGGAAACTGGGAGAGACAGAATTATGGCCTTGATGCTTATGGCTATCGTCAGACTTACTCACTGCCTGATAACTCCACCCAGCCATGCTATGAGCCATTCACTTTCCAGAGCTTACCCGAGCAGCAAGACCCGGCATGGAGGGTCCCCTTCTGCGGCCTGCCACAAGATGCTTCGAGGTACCAGGACAGCCGAGAAAAGGTGTACATCAACCTCTGCAACATTTTCCCATCTGACCTTGTGAGAGTTGTTATGAAAAGAAACCCCCACATGACGGATGCTCAGCAACTTGCTGCAGCTATTTTAGTGGAGAAATCGCAGCTAGGTTATTGA